The stretch of DNA GCAGCAAGTATGGGTATGTTTGATATGGCGGTTTATCCTTTAGATAATCATATCTGGCATTTCATTGCTTATGCTGCTGGTACTGGAGGTAGTATGTTAATTATTGGTTCCGCTGCTGGTGTAGTTGCTATGGGCATGGAAAAAATATCTTTTTTCTGGTATCTTAAAAGCATAGCTTGGTTAGCAGCTATAGGTTATTTAGCTGGTTTTGGATTTATGACACTATTTCATTCGTAATTTTAACATGAAGATTAAATAAAAAAAGCTGTACAAAATGTACAGCTTTTTTTATTTAATCTAATTGCTCATATATCGAATTATTGCTTTTGAATTCGGGTACTAATAATTTCATTTGTTTAACAATTATTTTGTTATCTTGACTTTCAAATGAAGCTATAAGCTCATTAATTTTAGTATTAATTTCTTCAAAATCATATTCTTTAACCTTAGCTATCAAAATTTGTTTATGATGTGTAGGTAAGGTGTTTTCTTCGTTTGCTAATAATTCTTCGTATAGTTTTTCTCCAGGTCGCAGTCCTGTGAAAGTTATTTTTATGTCCTTATCTAAGGTTAAACCAGATAACTTAATCATCTTTTTAGCTAAGTCAAGTATTTTTACCGACTCACCCATGTCAAAGATGAATATTTCACCACCATGACCTGATGTTCCTGCTTCTAACACCAATTGACAAGCTTCTGGTATGGTCATAAAGAAACGGGTAATATCAGGGTGTGTTATAGTAACTGGACCACCATTTTCTATCTGTTGTCTAAACCTAGGTATTACAGACCCATTTGAACCCAATACATTTCCAAATCGTGTTGTAATAAATTTGGTTGTAGATGTTTTACTAAGCGACTGCGTATAGATTTCGGCAATTCGTTTACTTGCACCCATAACATTTGTTGGATTTACAGCCTTATCGGTTGAAACCATTACAAATTTTTCTACCTTATATTTTACTGATAAATCGGCACAGTTTTTTGTTCCAAACACGTTGGTTAAAATTGACTCCGAAGGGTTGTTTTCCATCATGGGAACATGTTTGTAAGCTGCAGCATGGAAAACAATTTCGGGTTGAAATGTACGGAATAGATTTTCTAAACGCTCAGTATTTCTAATATCACCAATTACTATTTCATAAGAAACTTTATTGTGATCATCATTCAACTCCATCTCCATATCATACAGAGGTGATTCAGCTTGGTCGAGTAGTATTATTTTCTTAGGATTAAAATTGATTATTTGACGAACAATTTCACTGCCAATACTTCCTGCAGCACCTGTTACTAATATGGTTTTGTTAGAAAGTTGATTCTTAATATTCTCAATGTTTAATTGTATTGGATCACGTTCCAACAGCTCTTCAATTTGAATTTTTTTAATCTGTTTGAAACTTAATTCTCCATTAATCCAATCGGTAACAGGGGGTACATTTAAAACTTTGGTATCGTAATTCAAACAAATGTCAACCAAATTCTTTTTACGTTCTGGAGAGATATTTTGAACAGAAATTACAACTTGGGCAACATCATTTTTACTCAATAAATCATCTAATTTTTTAAAAGAAACAATAGGAATTCCTTCTAATATTTTTCCTTCTTTTTTGTGGTCATCATCAATAAAAGCAAGTACTTTGTATTTTAGCCCTGCATCTCTATCAAGTGTTCTTTTGGTGATAATACCAGATTCGCCAGCACCAAAAATAATTACGTTACGTTTTTCTCGATAAGGGTTTACAATTTCAGTATATAGGGCTTTAAATACCACACGCAGAATAATCATCAAAAAAAGAGTTGACATATAGTCAATAATGATGATTGAAAATGGGATAGGGAAAGTTTTGTTTATTCCAAAATAAAACAATAAATTGACTAAAACATAGAAAATACTTCCAATAGTAATAACAATAAAAATACGTTGAGAATCTTTTGAACTAGTATGTTTTACAATTCCTTTGTAGGTTTTAGAAAAGAAAAAACTTAACGCTCTTACTCCTAAAACTATTCCAAAAACTAAAGGAAAATCTACTATAGCGGTATCTGGAATGGAAAAGTTAAAACGAACTAAATACGCTAAAATCAATGAGAAAAAACAAATGACTACATCAATAAAGAAAATAATCCATCGTGGAATATTGTGTTGAAATAGTATTCTAATGGGGTTAGTCATTGTTGGGTTTTGACCGTAAAGATAATTATAAATTTTTCTTGTAACTGTTATAAAAATGAAAGGATAGTATTAATGGCTCCCAAAAATTTTACCAATGGTTTTAATAATAATCTTAAAATCAGTTAATACACTATATTCTTCAATGTATTTAAGGTTGATTTTTAATTTCGCAGGCATTACTTCGTTTATATAAGTTTGTTCTGGATTATCAGATTTACCTAGCAATTCATTTTCATTAAAATATTCGATACTAGCATAGTCGGTTATGCCTGGTTTTACCAGTAAAACACGTTGTTGTTCTTTACTATACATGTCAACATATTTTCTTACTTCGGGTCGGGGTCCAACCAAACTCATATCGCCAATAAAAACATTTATAAGTTGAGGTAATTCGTCCAATTTATATTTTCGGAGGTAATATCCAATAGATGTTATTCTTGGGTCTCTTCCTCCAACGGTTAATAGACCTTTTTTGTCAGAATCAGGTTTCATTGTTCTAAACTTATAGAGCCCAAATTCTTTATTGCTTTTTCCGACTCTAATTTGCTGGTAAAATATTCCTCCTTTGGAATCAATTACAATTATTAATCCTATCAAAATAAAAAATGGTAGGAGTATCAACAATCCAAAAAAAGAGAAGAAGATATCAAATAACCGTTTTATCATGCTAGAACTTTCTCCACCGATTTTATAACAGCGTTTAATACTGTATTTACCATTTCATCAGTTAAATCGTAAAAAATGGGTAATGAAATTTCTCTCGAATAATTATCTAATGTTATTTGGTAATTATTAATGTCATAACCTAAATCTTTGTAAAAACTCATACTAGGAACAGGTAGGAAATGAACATTAACCGAAACATCTTTATCGAAAATTTCTTTGATAATTTCATCTCGTTGAAATTCAGTTATTCCTACAATTCTAAGCGGATACAAGTGATAACAACTTTCTATTGAATTGTTTTCAGATTTAAAAATGGGTAATTGAGCCCAGTCGTATTTGCCAAGTATCTTAGAATAGGTGTCGCAGATGTTTTTACGTTTTGGTAATGTTTCACTATCGTATCGTTCTAATTCTACCTGACCTATGGCAGCCATAATATCAGTCATGTTACATTTATAACCAGCTTCTACAATATCATAACGCCAGTTTCCTTTTTGAGTTTTTGCCAAGGCATCTTTGTTTTGCCCATGCAATGTTTTTATACATAACTGATTGTATATTTCTTGATTGTCAAATGGAGTAGGCAAATTAAGTGTTATAGCACCACCTTCAGCAGTTGTTAAGTTTTTTACCGCATGAAATGAGAAAACAGAAACATCTGTTAAAGAACCAGCTCTTTTTCCTTTATACCAAGCTCCAAAGGAGTGAGCAGAATCTGATAATACCAAAATTCTACCGAGTTGTTTTTGTTCGTTAGAATTAGCAATAAATTGTTTTTGGTGTTTTTTAACCAATTCGTTTATTGCATCATAATCGCAAGGTAACCCACCAAAATCAACAGGCATTATTACTTTGGTTTTTGGTGTAATGGCTTTTTCAATTGCAGCAACATTAATGTTAAAATCATCAGCATTTACATCAACAAAAATTGGTTTTGCACCACAATGAATGACCACATTTGCTGTTGCGGAGTAGGTATAAGCAGGTAAAATAACTTCATCACCTTCTTTTACCCCAAACCAACGTAAAATAATTTCTAGTCCAGCAGTAGCGCTATTTAAACATAAGGTGTTTTTATTGCCACAATATTCCGAAATTTCTTTTTCAAATTGTTTTGTGCGTGGACCAGTAGTTATCCAACCCGATTGAAGTACTTTGGTTACTTCTTCAATAACTTTTTGATTGATATGAGGAGGTGAAAATGGTATCATATTATTGCGATTTTTTTTCAGAATAATTTTTTACGAAAGTAGAACAAAGCAATGTATTAAAAAATGCATAGAAAACAATTCCTGCTTGAGTCTCATACATGGATTCAAACAATAGGTTGAAGGAGATTAAAATTATAAATGCAGAAATGAGGTAATTTTTAGTTGAAATTGAAAAATAGAAAGGTAATAGGAATGTAAAGAGCATTATAAGTAGCCCAATAAATCCTAATGAAATGGCAGTTGTAAGGAATTGGTTGTGAGAGTTTAACTTATTTTCATACTCCGTTGTCATCTCTTTTGCATGATAAATTTTAAGTAATTCATCTTTTGAGTCGCCCGTACCAGTACCAATTAAGAAGTTATTTACAAACAATTCAACAGATGCTTTCCAAATTAAAATTCTTGCGGCATTACCGTCTTTGCTTGTAGTAACTACTTCGTTTTTTTCATTTTTCTCAGTAACTACATTTGTAATTGCTTTCACATCAGGTAAACGCTGAGATACTAATGGAGTGTAATAAACATTAAAGACTAAAAATGCAACGGTAATGGGAACAATAAAATAGAGTGTATGGATGATTTTTTTTTTAGAAACAAGTAGATAGAAGGTATAAAAACACAACAGAAAAAGTGTAATCCACCCAGCTTTAGAACTTAATAGAAGAACAAAAATAGTGAGTAAAATTATTGTTAGAATTGTTTTCCAATTAAATTGAATCAACTCTTTTTTGATCCCAAAAACAATAATTGCTAAGGCAAAAACACTATACATGGCTGTATAGCTCGGATGAAAAAACACAGAAAGGTAGTAGTAGTAAAAATAATTAGCGCCATAATTAAATGTATAGCCATTACCAAGGTCTATTTCTAAAGGTAAAAAGTAGGCATAGGTGGCATATGAAAAACAAATTAATGCATAAACAATACACCCATAAACAAATATTTTTAGGTAATGATTTAATTTTTCCTTTGTGACATTGATATAGGCTGAATATATTATAGGTAGAATTATTAAGGACATTTTTGTTTCTAAAACACGACCGCCAAAACCTAAATTAGAAGAGTAAAGCATGCCAATTAAATACATCAGGTATAAAATTGCTGTTGTTGAAAGTACTAGATTACTCGAAAGTGTTTTGTAGCTCTGTTTGATGTTTGTTGGATTAATAACCCAATTTACACAGAGCAAAATAATGAGTATTGGTAAAATTTTCGGGTGAATTGGAGTGAAAAACGCCAATAAGCAAGTTAAATAAAAATGTATTTTTTGATTTAATTCTTGGCTAATCACTTCAACTTATTTTATTTAGAAAATTCTTCTTTTAGTGATGAATCATAATAATGTTTGAAATCAACACCTGAAAGAAACAACTCTTTATCCACAACTCTTGTATCACCAACTATTTTTGCTGGGTTTCCGACAACAATCGAGTAATCAGGAAAATCACCTTTTACAACGCTACCAGCACCTATTATACAACCTTTTCCAATCGTCGTTCCAGGAAGTATAACGCAAGAAGTACCTATAAAAGTATATTCATCAATCTTAACAGGTTCAAGAATATAACCGATTCTTTCTTCTGCAGGAATTTCAATAAAATTCTTGCCTAATAAACGTATTGAATTTTGGCTGCTGTGTGTGTAAATACAAGTATGAGAGGCAATATTTACTCCTTCTTGAATTGTAATGCCTCCAATTCCATCAAGGTGACAGTTATACCCAACCCAAACACTATCTTTAATGTTAATTTTTTTCTTTTCAACTAATTTTACATTAGAACCTATCCGTGTTTTTTTGTAAAATTTACCATCAATTTTGTTACGGTAGCCATAAGCCATAAAAGGTTTATGGAATACAGCTAAAGCATTTAATACATAAGATATTAATATACCAAGTGGAGAAAGATATAATTGTCTAAGCATTAGCTTTAATTTTTACCGTAAATGTAATTATAATATTGTTTGGCATTTTCTGGAGTAAAATTAAAGGAAGCCTTTCTTGCATTTTCTTTGTATTCTTTTAGTTGACTTTTTTCTTGAACTAACCCTTCAATAAATTTAACGATTTCTTCGTTTTTAGGGTTTTCGAACACTTTTCCACAATTGTATTCTTCGATTAATAAACCTAACTCTGATTCGTGTGATGCTAATGCTAATATTGCTGAACCTGCAGCCAAGGTATAATATGTTTTACTTGGAACAGAAATGGTTTCGGCTCCTTGACTTAATGTTACAACACCTATGTCGGCACAACTTAAAGAATATGGAAGCACTTCGTTACTCTGGTAAGGAAGTATCAGTACATTTGTTAGATTTTTTTCAGAAACATATTGAGTGATTTTTGTTTTTTTCGCTCCATCTCCAATTAATACAAAATGTATGGACGAATTATTTTGAAGAGCCTCAGCTGCATAAACAATAGATTCAATATCATGGGTTAGTCCCATGTTTCCAGAATACATTACCACTAGTTTATCTTGTAAATTATGCTCTTTAGCAAAAGTATTTTCCGCTTTTTCCATTGGTTTTACAAAATCTGCATTTACCCAATTAGGGATTATTTTAGGGTTCTCTTGTGTGTAATTATTAATAGCGGTGGCTAAATGTTTTCCGAGTGTAAATACATTTGAAGCTTTTGTAAAACAGGTTTTATTTATTTTTTTCCAGTATTTTATTATCCATGAAGACTCGTTTAAAACACCAAAATTGACCAAAACATCGGGATATAAATCCCAAATAATCAAATGATAGTTTTGATTTCTAAGCCGTTTAAAAAATAAGCCAGTAAAAACAATAAAAGGAGGGGTAGTAATTAATATGAGTTCTTTCTTTTTACTTGAAAAAAGGACGTGAAAAAAACTTAGAAAGGTAAATAAGCTCCAAGTAAGCATTCGTTTAAAGCCAGAAGTGTTATCATATTTATTGTAAAACTTGACTTTTATATTAGGATTTAGTGGAGCATAATTACTTTCTACAACACCAGTTACCAATTCTATTTCAGCACCCTGACTTACGAAAGTATTTAAAATATCAATGGATAATTGCCGAGTAACTTGAACAATGAAAATGTATTTTTTTTTATTACTCATGATTAATTGGTACCATATTTGGCAATTAATTTTTGGGTATTGAAAACGTTAAAACGATAATACTTTTTGTACAAGTATTTTAATTTATTTCGTAAACCTCCAGTTTTAATTAGCGTAAATTTTTGTAAAGGCACATTAAAACTTGGATGAACAGATTTTACTAAGTTTTCTGTTTCTTGTAAAGCCATAATGTATGGAACATACAAGTTTTTAACTACTGGCATGGTAGGATGTCGCCATCCTAAATCAACAATATTGTTTTGGTAAAAACGAACATGATGAAAGTGGTAAAATATTGCTTCAAAAGTTGTGTTGTCAGTATTGTCTTTAAAAGTTATAATATTACCCTTTTTACTAACTAAAGGCCACTGTTCAACATTCCAAGAAGCTAATCCTCCACCTAAATGTTTTAAAACGTGAACACCTTTAAAGCGAGTAGTCCAATCATCTAGGTATTTTTGATCACCGAATTTGCCATCCTCATACCTGTCGTAACACCATTCTATGCAAGCGTTTCTCCACCACTTAAGTGCTGTTAAACCTTCTTCATTATTTAAGAAAGTAATAAATTGAACACAATAAATTCCAGAAGTATTAACTCGATTAAATTTTGGCGGATACCGATGTTCAGTTATTAAAATAGAGTTTTCACCCATTTCATCAAACAAAACTTTTGGGTTTTGATAAAAATATAAATCGGCATCAACATAAGTACAACTCTCTACGTTGTATTTTTCTAAAACATATAAAATTGTTGACGATGTAGATGTCCAGCAATATTCTGCTTTTGTTCTGCCTGGTTTTACCTCAAGTAATTTTTCATCTTCAAAATCTTTTAATGAGATAATGGTGGCATGTTTTAGATTGAGTTTATTTAATATTTCAAAACTGGTATCATCAAAAGCAAAAATATATAGGTGAAAATCTGCTCCAACTTTTTCTAAAGATTGGTATAAAGTTATTCCTCTAGTTAAATAAAACGAATCGAATAGCGTACAAAAATGGTGCATGGTTATTAAAATTTATTCATTATTTCAATAACACGATTTACATCACTTTCAGTATGGAAATATGATATAGGT from Flavobacteriales bacterium encodes:
- a CDS encoding polysaccharide biosynthesis protein: MTNPIRILFQHNIPRWIIFFIDVVICFFSLILAYLVRFNFSIPDTAIVDFPLVFGIVLGVRALSFFFSKTYKGIVKHTSSKDSQRIFIVITIGSIFYVLVNLLFYFGINKTFPIPFSIIIIDYMSTLFLMIILRVVFKALYTEIVNPYREKRNVIIFGAGESGIITKRTLDRDAGLKYKVLAFIDDDHKKEGKILEGIPIVSFKKLDDLLSKNDVAQVVISVQNISPERKKNLVDICLNYDTKVLNVPPVTDWINGELSFKQIKKIQIEELLERDPIQLNIENIKNQLSNKTILVTGAAGSIGSEIVRQIINFNPKKIILLDQAESPLYDMEMELNDDHNKVSYEIVIGDIRNTERLENLFRTFQPEIVFHAAAYKHVPMMENNPSESILTNVFGTKNCADLSVKYKVEKFVMVSTDKAVNPTNVMGASKRIAEIYTQSLSKTSTTKFITTRFGNVLGSNGSVIPRFRQQIENGGPVTITHPDITRFFMTIPEACQLVLEAGTSGHGGEIFIFDMGESVKILDLAKKMIKLSGLTLDKDIKITFTGLRPGEKLYEELLANEENTLPTHHKQILIAKVKEYDFEEINTKINELIASFESQDNKIIVKQMKLLVPEFKSNNSIYEQLD
- a CDS encoding sugar transferase, producing the protein MIKRLFDIFFSFFGLLILLPFFILIGLIIVIDSKGGIFYQQIRVGKSNKEFGLYKFRTMKPDSDKKGLLTVGGRDPRITSIGYYLRKYKLDELPQLINVFIGDMSLVGPRPEVRKYVDMYSKEQQRVLLVKPGITDYASIEYFNENELLGKSDNPEQTYINEVMPAKLKINLKYIEEYSVLTDFKIIIKTIGKIFGSH
- a CDS encoding DegT/DnrJ/EryC1/StrS family aminotransferase translates to MIPFSPPHINQKVIEEVTKVLQSGWITTGPRTKQFEKEISEYCGNKNTLCLNSATAGLEIILRWFGVKEGDEVILPAYTYSATANVVIHCGAKPIFVDVNADDFNINVAAIEKAITPKTKVIMPVDFGGLPCDYDAINELVKKHQKQFIANSNEQKQLGRILVLSDSAHSFGAWYKGKRAGSLTDVSVFSFHAVKNLTTAEGGAITLNLPTPFDNQEIYNQLCIKTLHGQNKDALAKTQKGNWRYDIVEAGYKCNMTDIMAAIGQVELERYDSETLPKRKNICDTYSKILGKYDWAQLPIFKSENNSIESCYHLYPLRIVGITEFQRDEIIKEIFDKDVSVNVHFLPVPSMSFYKDLGYDINNYQITLDNYSREISLPIFYDLTDEMVNTVLNAVIKSVEKVLA
- a CDS encoding O-antigen ligase family protein, with the protein product MISQELNQKIHFYLTCLLAFFTPIHPKILPILIILLCVNWVINPTNIKQSYKTLSSNLVLSTTAILYLMYLIGMLYSSNLGFGGRVLETKMSLIILPIIYSAYINVTKEKLNHYLKIFVYGCIVYALICFSYATYAYFLPLEIDLGNGYTFNYGANYFYYYYLSVFFHPSYTAMYSVFALAIIVFGIKKELIQFNWKTILTIILLTIFVLLLSSKAGWITLFLLCFYTFYLLVSKKKIIHTLYFIVPITVAFLVFNVYYTPLVSQRLPDVKAITNVVTEKNEKNEVVTTSKDGNAARILIWKASVELFVNNFLIGTGTGDSKDELLKIYHAKEMTTEYENKLNSHNQFLTTAISLGFIGLLIMLFTFLLPFYFSISTKNYLISAFIILISFNLLFESMYETQAGIVFYAFFNTLLCSTFVKNYSEKKSQ
- a CDS encoding acyltransferase; its protein translation is MLRQLYLSPLGILISYVLNALAVFHKPFMAYGYRNKIDGKFYKKTRIGSNVKLVEKKKINIKDSVWVGYNCHLDGIGGITIQEGVNIASHTCIYTHSSQNSIRLLGKNFIEIPAEERIGYILEPVKIDEYTFIGTSCVILPGTTIGKGCIIGAGSVVKGDFPDYSIVVGNPAKIVGDTRVVDKELFLSGVDFKHYYDSSLKEEFSK
- a CDS encoding glycosyltransferase family 4 protein, giving the protein MSNKKKYIFIVQVTRQLSIDILNTFVSQGAEIELVTGVVESNYAPLNPNIKVKFYNKYDNTSGFKRMLTWSLFTFLSFFHVLFSSKKKELILITTPPFIVFTGLFFKRLRNQNYHLIIWDLYPDVLVNFGVLNESSWIIKYWKKINKTCFTKASNVFTLGKHLATAINNYTQENPKIIPNWVNADFVKPMEKAENTFAKEHNLQDKLVVMYSGNMGLTHDIESIVYAAEALQNNSSIHFVLIGDGAKKTKITQYVSEKNLTNVLILPYQSNEVLPYSLSCADIGVVTLSQGAETISVPSKTYYTLAAGSAILALASHESELGLLIEEYNCGKVFENPKNEEIVKFIEGLVQEKSQLKEYKENARKASFNFTPENAKQYYNYIYGKN
- a CDS encoding glycosyl transferase — its product is MHHFCTLFDSFYLTRGITLYQSLEKVGADFHLYIFAFDDTSFEILNKLNLKHATIISLKDFEDEKLLEVKPGRTKAEYCWTSTSSTILYVLEKYNVESCTYVDADLYFYQNPKVLFDEMGENSILITEHRYPPKFNRVNTSGIYCVQFITFLNNEEGLTALKWWRNACIEWCYDRYEDGKFGDQKYLDDWTTRFKGVHVLKHLGGGLASWNVEQWPLVSKKGNIITFKDNTDNTTFEAIFYHFHHVRFYQNNIVDLGWRHPTMPVVKNLYVPYIMALQETENLVKSVHPSFNVPLQKFTLIKTGGLRNKLKYLYKKYYRFNVFNTQKLIAKYGTN